From a single candidate division KSB1 bacterium genomic region:
- a CDS encoding peptidylprolyl isomerase, producing the protein MHARIFLYGALAVVALVAGCDRRPLSDSTIAEIDGEEITVREFAREFLFRPQFHPASKGSQAVREQYDKLVAEFLLAREAQRRKLHRDERIVQRLRWHERQAMREELYRQKVANQVQVSEAELRQAFVRRHTTLRIRHLVVASEEEAWRLRARLEAGEAFEAVAAAVGPQKGWPILLRWGEADPELEEAAYALHVGELSLPLKVKGEFHLIRLDDVSREAILTEEDFQAEKRRLERIIRARKEDRLAREYAAGLLKGMEVRVRGELFAFLVNSTRAALRDSVAQLPGKLPALRDEELGQLASSLQQRLGEPFVSIDGRQWTLGDFLRLVSSMPLDRRPHMHRPALFRQELQDLIRDEFLAEQADREGLAKHPAVRAEVKRWRRILLAARMRSLLTDSLTLSEQELHTYYAKRRERYNLSQSLEELGAQGVDLMREDALRAKADSLVAVFVAQLRQRAKIRMNEEAYRRAFEEVGGASASFIKVIPIGP; encoded by the coding sequence ATGCACGCCAGGATTTTTCTGTATGGCGCGCTGGCCGTTGTGGCGCTCGTCGCCGGATGCGACAGGCGCCCATTGTCGGACTCTACCATTGCCGAGATCGACGGCGAAGAGATCACCGTGCGCGAGTTCGCACGGGAGTTCCTTTTCCGACCGCAGTTTCACCCTGCAAGTAAGGGAAGCCAAGCGGTACGGGAGCAATACGACAAGTTAGTGGCAGAGTTCCTCCTCGCGCGCGAGGCCCAGAGGCGCAAGCTTCATCGGGACGAACGCATCGTGCAGCGTCTGCGCTGGCATGAGCGGCAGGCGATGCGGGAAGAACTGTATCGTCAGAAAGTAGCTAACCAGGTCCAGGTCAGCGAGGCGGAGCTCCGCCAGGCCTTTGTGCGGCGCCACACCACCCTCCGCATTCGGCACCTGGTGGTGGCAAGCGAAGAAGAGGCGTGGCGGCTGCGCGCTCGCTTGGAAGCCGGGGAGGCTTTCGAGGCGGTGGCGGCTGCCGTTGGCCCACAGAAGGGCTGGCCGATCCTTTTGCGCTGGGGTGAGGCAGACCCCGAGTTGGAGGAAGCCGCCTACGCACTCCACGTGGGCGAACTCTCGCTGCCCCTCAAGGTCAAAGGCGAGTTCCACCTCATAAGACTCGACGATGTGAGCCGCGAGGCCATCCTGACTGAGGAGGACTTTCAAGCAGAGAAGCGCAGGCTGGAGCGGATCATCCGCGCGCGGAAGGAAGACCGCCTCGCACGGGAGTATGCGGCCGGGCTGCTAAAGGGGATGGAGGTACGCGTGCGTGGGGAACTCTTCGCCTTCCTTGTCAACAGCACGCGTGCCGCACTCCGTGATAGCGTGGCGCAACTACCGGGTAAGCTTCCTGCTCTGCGCGATGAGGAATTGGGCCAATTGGCCAGCTCATTGCAGCAGCGCCTCGGCGAGCCCTTCGTCTCCATCGATGGCCGGCAGTGGACCTTGGGCGATTTCCTGAGGCTGGTTTCCTCGATGCCTTTGGATCGCCGGCCGCACATGCACCGTCCAGCCCTTTTCCGCCAGGAGCTCCAGGACTTGATCCGCGACGAATTCCTTGCCGAGCAAGCGGACAGGGAGGGCCTGGCCAAGCATCCGGCCGTGCGAGCCGAAGTCAAACGTTGGCGCCGCATCCTGCTGGCCGCCCGGATGCGCAGCCTCTTGACCGACTCCCTGACCCTCAGCGAGCAAGAGCTGCATACCTACTACGCGAAGCGCCGGGAGCGCTATAACCTGAGCCAATCCCTTGAGGAGCTGGGGGCGCAGGGTGTGGACCTGATGCGCGAAGACGCCCTGCGCGCCAAGGCCGATAGCCTGGTAGCTGTCTTCGTTGCCCAATTGCGACAACGTGCCAAAATCCGCATGAACGAGGAAGCTTATCGCCGCGCCTTCGAGGAGGTAGGAGGTGCAAGCGCCTCGTTCATCAAAGTCATTCCAATCGGGCCATAA
- a CDS encoding serpin family protein → MPKQPLVVLWTAAILAMQCTRDFSVEPSPHQVRELTPLEKRLSDTGNQFGLKLFAELARQEEGRNVFFSPLSVAMALGMAFNGAAGTTEQAFRQTLQLGELSTEEINSSFRSLIELLTQLDPSVTMEIANSVWYRLGFYVEPEFVRLNSTYFGAQVQALNFDLPGAPATINAWVKDKTHGRIASIVDRIDPLTMLYLINAIYFKGTWTRKFDPNRTQDDLFTASDGSQMPCRMMAQEGEFSYFENEDVQAVDLPYGNRMFSMVVLLPKSGVSLDALVVGLDAEKWSRWIGLFATRKGLLQLPKFKLEYEAGLKPALSALGLAEAFTDTANFTRINPQGNLYISEVKHKSFVEVDEKGTEAAAATAVVIGVTSVDPSLFVMRVDRPFLFAIRDRHSGTVLFIGKVVKLA, encoded by the coding sequence ATGCCAAAGCAACCACTCGTGGTACTGTGGACGGCCGCGATCCTGGCCATGCAGTGCACGCGGGACTTTTCCGTGGAACCGAGTCCCCACCAGGTGCGCGAGCTGACGCCTCTGGAAAAGAGACTCAGCGATACCGGCAATCAATTCGGCCTCAAGCTCTTCGCTGAACTCGCACGCCAAGAGGAGGGCAGAAACGTTTTCTTCTCACCGCTCAGCGTGGCCATGGCCTTGGGCATGGCGTTCAACGGCGCCGCAGGCACCACCGAGCAGGCCTTCCGCCAGACCCTCCAGCTGGGGGAACTTTCCACCGAGGAGATTAATAGCTCTTTCCGGAGCCTCATCGAGCTTCTCACCCAGCTGGACCCTTCGGTGACAATGGAGATTGCCAATTCCGTCTGGTACCGGTTAGGCTTCTATGTGGAGCCCGAGTTCGTTCGGCTGAACAGCACCTACTTCGGCGCCCAGGTGCAAGCGCTGAACTTCGATCTGCCGGGAGCTCCGGCGACGATTAATGCCTGGGTCAAAGACAAGACTCATGGCCGCATCGCCTCGATCGTCGATCGTATCGATCCCCTCACCATGCTCTACCTCATCAACGCCATCTACTTCAAGGGGACGTGGACGCGCAAGTTTGATCCGAACCGGACCCAGGACGATCTCTTCACGGCCTCCGATGGCTCGCAGATGCCATGCCGCATGATGGCCCAGGAGGGCGAGTTCTCATATTTCGAGAACGAAGACGTGCAGGCCGTCGATCTGCCTTACGGTAACCGCATGTTCAGCATGGTGGTGCTCCTGCCTAAGAGCGGAGTCTCGCTCGATGCACTGGTAGTGGGCCTGGATGCGGAGAAGTGGAGTCGCTGGATAGGGCTTTTTGCCACCCGCAAAGGGCTCCTGCAGCTACCCAAGTTTAAGCTGGAATATGAGGCCGGCCTCAAACCGGCTCTCTCGGCGCTGGGGTTGGCAGAGGCGTTCACTGACACGGCCAATTTCACCCGCATCAACCCACAAGGAAATCTCTACATCAGCGAGGTGAAGCACAAGAGCTTTGTGGAGGTAGACGAGAAGGGCACCGAAGCAGCGGCGGCGACTGCGGTGGTGATCGGTGTGACCAGCGTTGACCCAAGTCTCTTTGTCATGCGCGTGGACCGGCCATTTCTCTTTGCAATCCGCGACCGGCACTCTGGCACAGTCCTCTTCATTGGCAAGGTGGTCAAGCTCGCCTGA